The sequence GGCTTCGGTCGGCATGACCTGGACGCCAAGGCTGTAGACCATCACGTTGCTGAGGGAACCGACGTTGTCCAGGAACTCGCTGTACTCGATGTCGGAGAACAGGCGGTTGAAGGGCAGGTCGGCGTCATTGGACCAGTGGCTCTCATCGGGGTCGCCGCCATCATACCAGGCGAAGCCGGCGAACACGCGGGGCTGCCACGCGACGTCGAAGGTGTAGCCAAGCTGGGCGTCAACGGCCAGGGCGTCGTAGTCAACATCGGCCTCGCCGAAACCAAGCGGGCAGGCGGAGGGCTGGCCGTCAACTTCACCAAACTGATACGCAACGTTCAGGTCAAAGTCAAAGGCACCCAGGGTGCCGGCTCCGCGGAGGCCAACCGTGTGGATGTCAATGTCGTCGCCGATGAGGACGCTGTCGTCCTGCAGGAACAGCCAGTAGGCGTCAATCACGACATCTTCGATGCCGATGTAGGAACCGTACACGCCGTACAGGTTGATGTCGTCCTCGCCCCAGTCGCCGGCGGTCTCGGCAAGCTTCGCGGCGAAGGCGTCAATGTTGACCATGTCGTTCGCGAAGGTCAGGCGCAGCGCGTCGTAGGAAAGGCCGGTGAAGGCGGCGGAGGTGTCGTTGTTGCCCAGCAGGAACTCATTGCCGAACACCAGCTCCTGACGACCGACGCGCATGCTCAGCGGGGTGCCCCACAGATTCTTCGCGTCAATATAGGCCTGGTACAGCTCGACATCGTCGCTGCTGTTCGAGCGGGCGTCGGCGCCCGTCAGGTACAGAGAGCGGAAGTCTTCGCCCCAGATCGAGTAGTCGTCAAGCTCGATGAACACGCTGACGTCGCTGGTGAAGTCGGCCTTCACATTCAGCAGGGCGCGCTGCTCAACGAAGGAGGCGTCGGTGGCGCGGTCCATGTCGAACCAGTTGCCGCGGATGCGGAGTTTGCCGCCGATTTCAACATTCTGAAGCTCGGCGAACGCGATGCCGCCCATGCTGATGAGCAGGGCCGCAATAACCAAAGTCTTAAGCGTACGCATTGTACGTTATCTCCCAATTAAGGTTTCACCAAAGTCGCGGGGCCCATAAGAAGCGCCCGCATTACCACTTTATGGACAACATCACTGTTTTGACCGAACCATCGAGGTGCTGCCT comes from Candidatus Hydrogenedentota bacterium and encodes:
- a CDS encoding alginate export family protein; this translates as MRTLKTLVIAALLISMGGIAFAELQNVEIGGKLRIRGNWFDMDRATDASFVEQRALLNVKADFTSDVSVFIELDDYSIWGEDFRSLYLTGADARSNSSDDVELYQAYIDAKNLWGTPLSMRVGRQELVFGNEFLLGNNDTSAAFTGLSYDALRLTFANDMVNIDAFAAKLAETAGDWGEDDINLYGVYGSYIGIEDVVIDAYWLFLQDDSVLIGDDIDIHTVGLRGAGTLGAFDFDLNVAYQFGEVDGQPSACPLGFGEADVDYDALAVDAQLGYTFDVAWQPRVFAGFAWYDGGDPDESHWSNDADLPFNRLFSDIEYSEFLDNVGSLSNVMVYSLGVQVMPTEAVALKLVGKYLDTDQERLVYVFPCHVNVGDTLGWELGLYADYHYSEDLVIRAGYAHFFGDDGLEGSFVLANGLAPVLADDDDDYNYLFIEAEIAF